In one Lolium rigidum isolate FL_2022 chromosome 3, APGP_CSIRO_Lrig_0.1, whole genome shotgun sequence genomic region, the following are encoded:
- the LOC124702885 gene encoding receptor kinase-like protein Xa21, with the protein MPNGSLEGWLHRDTTDEAEQKHLNLHQRVTILLDVAYALDYLHCHGHAPIVHYDVKPSNVLLDADMVAHVGDFGLARILAEESSVLQQSTSSMGLGGTIGYAAPEYGAGNTVSTYGDIYSYGILVLETVTGKRPINSKFREGLSLREYVELGLCERTMEVVDSRLQLNLENRISADPRSCKTRIDSLVLLLRLGLSCSLEVPSSRMPTHVIIKELHAIRESLEGMQNMKLENAVM; encoded by the exons ATGCCTAATGGTAGTCTAGAAGGTTGGCTACATCGTGACACAACTGACGAAGCAGAGCAGAAGCACTTGAATCTGCATCAAAGAGTGACCATACTACTTGATGTGGCTTATGCGTTGGACTATCTTCATTGCCATGGCCATGCACCTATTGTACATTATGATGTTAAACCAAGTAATGTGCTCTTAGATGCTGATATGGTAGCACATGTTGGAGATTTTGGACTCGCTAGGATTCTTGCTGAAGAAAGTTCAGTTCTGCAACAGTCAACTAGCTCTATGGGACTTGGAGGGACGATTGGTTATGCTGCTCCAG AGTATGGTGCTGGAAACACGGTAtcgacgtatggtgatatctacaGCTATGGAATTCTCGTGCTGGAAACGGTCACCGGGAAGAGACCCATCAATAGCAAATTCAGAGAAGGACTGAGTCTCCGTGAGTACGTTGAGCTTGGTCTGTGTGAAAGAACGATGGAAGTTGTTGACTCTCGGCTTCAATTGAACCTTGAGAATAGGATTTCTGCGGATCCTCGTTCATGCAAGACAAGGATCGATTCCCTCGTTTTGCTACTTCGACTTGGACTGTCTTGCTCCCTGGAAGTGCCATCGAGCAGAATGCCAACACACGTTATCATAAAGGAACTGCATGCAATAAGAGAGTCTCTGGAGGGAATGCAGAATATGAAACTGGAAAATGCGGTCATGTAA